DNA from Elusimicrobiaceae bacterium:
CACAATTAAAGTATTGTATTTTTCGGCTAATCTTAAAATTTCTATACGACGTTCTTGCGGAATGGTTAATCCGTTTGGATTTTGAAAATCAGGTACCAAGTAAATAAATTTACAGGCTTTTCCGGTATCTTTTAACAATTGAAGTCTTTTCTCTATAGCAGCCGGGATAACACCAAAATCGTCGCTCTCTGCTCCATATACATCGGCACCGGAGGCTTCAAAAGCCTGCAAAGCACCTAAATAAGTGGGAGAAGATGTGACAATGCAATCGCCTCTGTTTAAAAAAATACGAGAGGTCATATCCAAGCCCTGTTGAGAAGCGGAAACTACCAAAAGTTGCTCTGCCGTAGCATCAATGTTTTCTGTCTCTTTCAACAACTTAATCAGTTCTTTCTTCAAAACGGCTTGGCCTTCTGTAGTACCGTACTGCAAGGATTCTTTGGGAGAAAGAGTCAATGCTTGCTGTATACTTTTGCTTACATCTTCTACAGGAAACAAATTAGGATCGGGTAAACCGCCGGCTAAAGAAATGACTTCCGGACGAGCAATTACCTTTAAAAGTTCGCGTATGGCAGAAGCCTTAATACTAAGAGCCGTATCTGAATATAATTTTGAGTAGTCCATCATTTACTCCTTTTTCATCTGCTGAAATAACGAGTTATTTAATATACTCGGTAATTTTAAGACTTAAATCTTTACTGGGTACGGAGTGGGTTAAAGCTCCGCTAGAAATAACATCTGGCTTGGCCTGACAATAAGCGGCCAAGTTTTCCTTATTAATTCCGCCGGAAATCTCCACCAAAGCGCGCCCGGCAATCCATTTTACCGCTTCTGCTGCCTGAGCAGGGGTCATATTGTCAAGCATAATAATATCAGCACCGGCTTCTAAAGCCTCATTGATTTGCGCCATATTAGTCACTTCTACTTCCACTTTAGGAGTATGTCCGATGGATTCTTTGATACGTTTAACAGCAGCGGTAATAGAGCCTGCCGCTGCGATATGATTAT
Protein-coding regions in this window:
- a CDS encoding PLP-dependent aminotransferase family protein; translation: MDYSKLYSDTALSIKASAIRELLKVIARPEVISLAGGLPDPNLFPVEDVSKSIQQALTLSPKESLQYGTTEGQAVLKKELIKLLKETENIDATAEQLLVVSASQQGLDMTSRIFLNRGDCIVTSSPTYLGALQAFEASGADVYGAESDDFGVIPAAIEKRLQLLKDTGKACKFIYLVPDFQNPNGLTIPQERRIEILRLAEKYNTLIVEDSPYRQVRFEGVSPKTFYELDGGRGNVITLFTFSKVFVPGFRLGYVVAPAEVIQKYVILKQAMDLCTTPIIQLAAAAYLRSGRLLQHIQTVVEVYRRKRNLMLEMLEKYMPKEVKWTKPEGGLFLWVTLPERIDAQEMLKLSLQENVAYVAGVDFYPPRDAKKNDLRLNFSYSSPQQIEEGVKRLATTIKKALL